One window of the Macaca thibetana thibetana isolate TM-01 chromosome 1, ASM2454274v1, whole genome shotgun sequence genome contains the following:
- the CD1C gene encoding T-cell surface glycoprotein CD1c isoform X1 gives MLFLQFLLLAVLSGGDNADAAQEHVSFYTIQILSFANQSWAQGQGSGWLDELQTHGWESESGRIIFLHTWSKSNFSNEELSDLELLFRVYFFGLTREIQDHASQDYSKYPFEVQVKAGCELHSGKSPEGFFRVAFNGLDLLSFQNTTWVPSPDGGSLAPGVCHLLNHQYEGVTETVYNLIRSTCPRFLLGLLDAGKMYLHRQVRPEAWLSSRRSLGSGRLLLVCHASGFYPKPVWVTWMRNEQEQVGTKHGDVLPNADGTWYLQVILEVASEETAGLSCRVRHSSLGGQDIILYWGHHFSMNWIALIVLVPLVILIVLVLRFKKHCSYQDVL, from the exons ATGCTGTTTCTGCAGTTTCTGTTGCTAGCTGTTCTCAGTGGTGGTGACAACGCAGACG CAGCCCAGGAACACGTCTCATTCTATACTATCCAGATCTTATCATTTGCCAACCAATCCTGGGCACAAGGTCAGGGTTCAGGATGGCTGGATGAGTTGCAGACTCATGGCTGGGAGAGTGAATCAGGCAGAATAATTTTCCTGCACACCTGGTCCAAGAGCAACTTCAGCAACGAAGAGTTGTCAGACCTAGAGTTGTTATTTCGTGTCTACTTCTTTGGATTAACTCGGGAGATTCAAGACCATGCCAGTCAAGATTACTCAAAAT ATCCCTTTGAAGTACAGGTGAAAGCAGGCTGTGAACTGCATTCTGGAAAGAGCCCAGAAGGCTTCTTTCGGGTAGCTTTCAACGGATTAGATTTACTGAGTTTCCAAAATACAACATGGGTGCCATCTCCAGATGGCGGGAGTTTGGCCCCAGGTGTCTGTCATCTACTCAATCATCAGTATGAAGGCGTCACAGAAACAGTGTATAATCTCATAAGAAGCACCTGCCCCCGATTTCTGTTGGGTCTCCTGGATGCAGGGAAGATGTATCTGCACAGGCAAG TGAGGCCAGAGGCCTGGCTGTCCAGTCGCCGCAGCCTTGGGTCTGGCCGTCTGTTGCTGGTTTGTCATGCCTCCGGCTTCTACCCAAAGCCTGTTTGGGTGACATGGATGCGGAATGAACAGGAGCAAGTGGGCACTAAACACGGTGATGTTCTTCCTAATGCTGATGGGACATGGTATCTTCAGGTGATCTTGGAGGTGGCATCTGAGGAGACTGCTGGCCTGTCTTGTCGAGTGAGACACAGCAGTCTAGGAGGCCAGGACATCATCCTCTACTGGG GACACCACTTTTCCATGAATTGGATTGCCTTGATAGTGCTGGTGCCCTTGGTGATTCTAATAGTCCTTGTGTTACGGTTTAAGAAGCACTG CTCATATCAAGACGTCCTGTGA
- the CD1C gene encoding T-cell surface glycoprotein CD1c isoform X2, producing MLFLQFLLLAVLSGGDNADAQEHVSFYTIQILSFANQSWAQGQGSGWLDELQTHGWESESGRIIFLHTWSKSNFSNEELSDLELLFRVYFFGLTREIQDHASQDYSKYPFEVQVKAGCELHSGKSPEGFFRVAFNGLDLLSFQNTTWVPSPDGGSLAPGVCHLLNHQYEGVTETVYNLIRSTCPRFLLGLLDAGKMYLHRQVRPEAWLSSRRSLGSGRLLLVCHASGFYPKPVWVTWMRNEQEQVGTKHGDVLPNADGTWYLQVILEVASEETAGLSCRVRHSSLGGQDIILYWGHHFSMNWIALIVLVPLVILIVLVLRFKKHCSYQDVL from the exons ATGCTGTTTCTGCAGTTTCTGTTGCTAGCTGTTCTCAGTGGTGGTGACAACGCAGACG CCCAGGAACACGTCTCATTCTATACTATCCAGATCTTATCATTTGCCAACCAATCCTGGGCACAAGGTCAGGGTTCAGGATGGCTGGATGAGTTGCAGACTCATGGCTGGGAGAGTGAATCAGGCAGAATAATTTTCCTGCACACCTGGTCCAAGAGCAACTTCAGCAACGAAGAGTTGTCAGACCTAGAGTTGTTATTTCGTGTCTACTTCTTTGGATTAACTCGGGAGATTCAAGACCATGCCAGTCAAGATTACTCAAAAT ATCCCTTTGAAGTACAGGTGAAAGCAGGCTGTGAACTGCATTCTGGAAAGAGCCCAGAAGGCTTCTTTCGGGTAGCTTTCAACGGATTAGATTTACTGAGTTTCCAAAATACAACATGGGTGCCATCTCCAGATGGCGGGAGTTTGGCCCCAGGTGTCTGTCATCTACTCAATCATCAGTATGAAGGCGTCACAGAAACAGTGTATAATCTCATAAGAAGCACCTGCCCCCGATTTCTGTTGGGTCTCCTGGATGCAGGGAAGATGTATCTGCACAGGCAAG TGAGGCCAGAGGCCTGGCTGTCCAGTCGCCGCAGCCTTGGGTCTGGCCGTCTGTTGCTGGTTTGTCATGCCTCCGGCTTCTACCCAAAGCCTGTTTGGGTGACATGGATGCGGAATGAACAGGAGCAAGTGGGCACTAAACACGGTGATGTTCTTCCTAATGCTGATGGGACATGGTATCTTCAGGTGATCTTGGAGGTGGCATCTGAGGAGACTGCTGGCCTGTCTTGTCGAGTGAGACACAGCAGTCTAGGAGGCCAGGACATCATCCTCTACTGGG GACACCACTTTTCCATGAATTGGATTGCCTTGATAGTGCTGGTGCCCTTGGTGATTCTAATAGTCCTTGTGTTACGGTTTAAGAAGCACTG CTCATATCAAGACGTCCTGTGA